A window of Paenibacillus polygoni contains these coding sequences:
- a CDS encoding AraC family transcriptional regulator encodes MSKSIDQRSLGLLHHEYGKQHFTLKRYLPHEELSRFIKHYWIVEWNLPPGEMFTQDVIPNPCVNLVIEQGRTFFFGPSSTKYGHQLREEGCVFGIKFKPGGFYPWIQKPIIGLTHAPIPAESLLPHSNQELEDIFLNRQVSHNELVQQMDQLLLPLLPSVDEMGLEVERITTYIQDHQEITKVDDVCTYFQINKRKLQRLFQQYVGLSPKTVIRLYRLQNAAEILGQGDTLQLLKLSMDLGYHDQSHFIKDFKAAVGTTPEAYVRREQKRITRP; translated from the coding sequence ATGTCTAAATCAATAGATCAGCGCTCTCTCGGTCTGCTTCATCATGAATACGGCAAGCAGCACTTTACTCTGAAACGTTACCTTCCTCACGAAGAACTCAGCCGGTTTATTAAACATTACTGGATCGTAGAATGGAACCTCCCTCCTGGAGAGATGTTTACTCAAGATGTCATACCCAATCCTTGTGTGAACCTGGTCATTGAGCAAGGACGCACCTTCTTTTTCGGTCCTTCATCTACGAAGTATGGTCATCAGCTAAGAGAGGAAGGCTGCGTATTTGGCATCAAATTTAAGCCGGGCGGCTTCTATCCGTGGATTCAAAAACCAATTATCGGTTTAACACATGCCCCTATTCCTGCTGAGTCTCTGCTTCCTCACTCTAATCAGGAGCTGGAGGACATATTTCTAAACAGACAGGTATCCCATAATGAACTTGTCCAGCAAATGGATCAGCTGCTCCTTCCCTTGCTGCCGTCTGTAGACGAGATGGGTCTCGAAGTAGAACGTATTACGACCTATATACAAGATCATCAAGAAATCACGAAGGTAGATGATGTGTGCACTTATTTTCAAATCAACAAACGAAAGTTACAGCGTCTTTTTCAGCAATATGTCGGTCTGAGTCCCAAAACAGTCATACGACTCTACCGCCTACAAAATGCAGCAGAAATATTAGGCCAGGGAGACACTCTCCAACTTCTGAAGCTAAGTATGGATCTTGGCTACCACGACCAGTCTCATTTTATTAAAGACTTTAAAGCCGCTGTTGGAACGACACCAGAAGCTTATGTACGCAGAGAACAAAAGAGGATCACCCGGCCCTAG
- a CDS encoding cellulase family glycosylhydrolase has protein sequence MLSLAFTLVFSLFASSLKMDKVQAATSIQSYVSDMQPGWNLGNSLDAIGADETAWGNPRITKELIQKIAAQGYKSIRIPVTWDSHIGAAPNYTIEASYLNRVQEVTQWALDEGLYVMINVHHDSWVWISHMEKNHDQVLAKYNAIWTQIADRFKNSSNKLMFESVNEPRFTDGGTTDEQKQLKMLEELNLSFHKIIRQSGGGNAVRPLVLSTLEASPTQERMSALYSTISKLNDTNIIATVHYYGFWPFSVNIAGYTRFETDSQNDIKQTFDNVYNTFVAKGIPVIVGEYGLLGFDKNTNVIEQGEKLKFFEYLTNYLKQKNITHMLWDNGQHFSRTAYTWSDQDLYNTIKAGITTRSSTAASDLIFVKKGATVEDKQIQLSLNGNTLSELSVNGQKLVSGQDYTLSGELLTIKASQLTKLTSSGNYGVNAVIKAKFNKGADWNFRVIVNAKPQLQNKQGTMSDFAIPTAFNGDLLATMEAVYTSGGNAGPQNWTSYKEFEYTFSPSYDSGKITLKPDFFNEVNDGEVILKFHFWSGEVISYKIKKSGTSITGTVM, from the coding sequence ATGTTATCTCTGGCATTTACTCTCGTCTTTTCCTTGTTTGCTTCTAGTTTGAAAATGGATAAGGTACAAGCAGCCACGAGTATTCAGTCCTATGTAAGTGATATGCAGCCCGGATGGAACCTTGGAAACTCTTTGGATGCCATAGGTGCAGATGAGACTGCTTGGGGGAACCCGCGCATAACGAAAGAATTGATTCAGAAAATTGCAGCACAGGGGTACAAAAGTATTCGAATTCCAGTGACCTGGGATTCCCACATCGGAGCAGCACCGAATTATACGATAGAGGCTTCCTATCTAAACCGTGTTCAGGAAGTGACGCAGTGGGCTTTGGATGAAGGACTCTACGTCATGATTAACGTTCATCACGATTCTTGGGTCTGGATCAGCCATATGGAGAAAAATCATGATCAGGTTCTAGCCAAATACAATGCAATATGGACTCAAATTGCCGATCGTTTCAAAAATTCGTCGAACAAGCTAATGTTTGAAAGTGTGAATGAACCCCGGTTTACCGACGGCGGAACAACGGATGAGCAGAAGCAACTAAAGATGCTAGAAGAGCTGAATCTTTCATTCCATAAGATTATCCGTCAGTCTGGAGGGGGAAATGCGGTTCGTCCGCTCGTGTTATCAACACTTGAGGCATCACCAACTCAGGAGCGAATGAGTGCACTGTACAGTACAATCTCCAAACTGAATGACACGAATATTATTGCGACAGTTCATTACTACGGCTTTTGGCCGTTTAGTGTAAACATTGCTGGATATACACGCTTTGAGACAGACTCCCAGAATGACATTAAACAAACTTTTGATAACGTTTATAACACTTTTGTTGCAAAAGGAATTCCTGTCATTGTAGGTGAGTATGGGCTCCTTGGTTTTGACAAAAATACGAATGTCATTGAACAAGGCGAAAAACTTAAGTTTTTTGAATATCTTACAAATTACTTAAAACAGAAAAACATTACACATATGCTGTGGGATAATGGACAGCACTTCAGCAGAACGGCTTATACTTGGTCAGACCAAGATCTCTACAACACAATTAAAGCGGGAATCACAACACGTTCTTCCACAGCGGCATCTGATCTCATATTCGTGAAAAAAGGAGCGACAGTAGAGGACAAGCAAATTCAGCTGAGTCTTAACGGCAACACGCTTAGCGAACTGAGTGTGAATGGGCAAAAGCTGGTATCTGGTCAAGATTACACGCTCAGCGGCGAGCTTCTTACGATAAAAGCTAGCCAGTTAACGAAGCTGACTTCATCAGGGAACTATGGGGTTAATGCCGTGATCAAAGCGAAGTTCAATAAGGGTGCAGACTGGAATTTCCGGGTGATCGTGAACGCAAAACCTCAGCTGCAAAATAAACAAGGAACAATGAGTGATTTTGCCATTCCTACTGCTTTTAACGGCGATCTGCTTGCTACCATGGAAGCGGTCTATACGAGTGGAGGAAACGCAGGTCCGCAGAACTGGACTTCCTATAAGGAGTTCGAATATACATTCAGTCCTTCTTATGATTCTGGAAAAATCACACTCAAACCCGATTTCTTCAATGAAGTAAATGACGGAGAAGTGATTCTAAAATTCCATTTCTGGAGCGGAGAGGTTATCTCTTATAAAATCAAAAAAAGCGGAACAAGTATTACAGGGACGGTAATGTAA